The DNA segment ACTAAAATTAAAGCGTCCTCATTACATCTCAAGAAAATATCCTTGAGCATTCTCATTGTATGAAGTATCGTCTTTTTCGAGTGACTCTCTGGCTTGATTCTTAAAAGAATCGCGCACGATTGTAAATTCATCGGGTAAAGATCAACAATGTCTTTCTCGCATCTTTTACAGCGACTAATTATAGActctaaaataaatttgatgaaattcagagCCTCTTGAGAATAACTCGCAGCTACGAATATTTCTCTCACGAAACTAGAAGCCAATTGAAATATTAATGGCGAGTGAACCATACGTTCGAAAAGTTTATCGAGCTTTTGCTCGATATTGACTGGATCTTGCAATCCGCAACAACTCAATATGTAAGCTTCCGTCAACGGCTTTTCGATAAACTTGTGCCTTTGCGAAGAATATATTCGTTCCAGAAGAGACAAATCAATTTCCAGGTCCTCCTCTTTCGACTCTGTAATCGAGACGAGTAATTGCTCGCTTTCCTCTGTAAACTCCAAGTCGGCGAGACGATAAAGAATCTTGTGCAAGTGTTTTAATAAAGACGGATTCTTTGGTAAGAGGCATTTCAAGGCACGGAATAAAATCATCAGAGTATCAACGGATTTCGTATCTTTTAGGAACTCGACAGTCaggtatttctccaaaatttgAGTCGCAAATTTCAGAGTTTTTTCTCCGTCTGTAAAAGtgccttttatattttttagtgaccCTTGCACTCTACTCCATTCTCGCAATATTTCCTGCAAGacatatattgtatttttaacaaaatagttgaatttccaagcaaaaaagattttctacccaaagagatgagttttcaaccgaaaagttacattAACAACCATATGGATgaactttccaaaaaaatagttaaagatttaaccaaatagtaaaattttcaagccaaagagtaattttttcgaagacacttgaatttttgacaaaaaagtgacttttctattataaaagattaattatcaatctaaaaggatacatttttatcaacagggttgaattttcgatacaaaattNNNNNNNNNNNNNNNNNNNNNNNNNNNNNNNNNNNNNNNNNNNNNNNNNNNNNNNNNNNNNNNNNNNNNNNNNNNNNNNNNNNNNNNNNNNNNNNNNNNNGCCAAAGAGTAATTTTTtcgaagacatttgaatttttgacaaaaaagtgacttttctattataaaagattaatt comes from the Belonocnema kinseyi isolate 2016_QV_RU_SX_M_011 chromosome 6, B_treatae_v1, whole genome shotgun sequence genome and includes:
- the LOC117175201 gene encoding uncharacterized protein LOC117175201 isoform X1, which translates into the protein MSGSTPLDMDISILRTLLISCNEVWKDVESSDEWKTVERTNRFPITDHNLLRALTTSLVNLLSYKVSREISQRYAVRLHIIEILREWSRVQGSLKNIKGTFTDGEKTLKFATQILEKYLTVEFLKDTKSVDTLMILFRALKCLLPKNPSLLKHLHKILYRLADLEFTEESEQLLVSITESKEEDLEIDLSLLERIYSSQRHKFIEKPLTEAYILSCCGLQDPVNIEQKLDKLFERMVHSPLIFQLASSFVREIFVAASYSQEALNFIKFILESIISRCKRCEKDIVDLYPMNLQSCAILLRIKPESHSKKTILHTMRMLKDIFLRCNEDALILVSHFPDWLEIFSSFLVENGYDLPNSQIENQDGD
- the LOC117175201 gene encoding uncharacterized protein LOC117175201 isoform X2 is translated as MDISILRTLLISCNEVWKDVESSDEWKTVERTNRFPITDHNLLRALTTSLVNLLSYKVSREISQRYAVRLHIIEILREWSRVQGSLKNIKGTFTDGEKTLKFATQILEKYLTVEFLKDTKSVDTLMILFRALKCLLPKNPSLLKHLHKILYRLADLEFTEESEQLLVSITESKEEDLEIDLSLLERIYSSQRHKFIEKPLTEAYILSCCGLQDPVNIEQKLDKLFERMVHSPLIFQLASSFVREIFVAASYSQEALNFIKFILESIISRCKRCEKDIVDLYPMNLQSCAILLRIKPESHSKKTILHTMRMLKDIFLRCNEDALILVSHFPDWLEIFSSFLVENGYDLPNSQIENQDGD